Below is a genomic region from Aneurinibacillus migulanus.
ACCATATTCAACAGCATCATGGATTGCCGGGTCATCCCGCTCGCTCCCGTGCTTGAGAACAACGCATGATTCCAATAAGATAAAAACACGCCCAATATGGCAAATAAGGCGGCAAAGGCCGCGAGCCAGCGACTTCGCAGCATCATTTGCCACTCGTATCCGACCACAGCCTTCACCTGACGAATGCCAATTCGCCTCATTACTTATGCTCGCCTTTCATTTCTTCGTGCTGCTTGCTATCACCATGCTGTCCGCCATGGTCCTGCTTCGCGTCATGTTTCATATCTCCATGCTGCATACCTTCATGCGGCATCATTTTGCTCTTGTCCATCTTCCACTCGTGTTGTTGCAATTGCTCATATGTCATAACTTTCCCTGTTCCTTTTTCCTGAATGAACTTCTCCGCAGCCGCTTTATCTTTAAACGCATGCACACCATATCCCATCGGCGTCGACACATTCATCGCATCTACATATGTAGCGTCTTTCAGTGTTACCCATTCTTTCGTTCCGCTGTCCTGTACAAAGCTTTCCGCAATATTTTCTTCTTTATGTTCCCCTACATACTTATGCAGGCAACCTATATCGTCGAATTTAACGCTTTTTCCGTCTGCTGTTACGTATTGAGCCGCATATCCGTTATTTTTAATGGCCATATGGCATTGAGCGCACGTATCCACTGCTTCATCAATAGGCTGGGGCTGTATACTTTCCTTCTTGCCGCAGGCTGCAAGCACCAGCAAACAAAATATCATTCCGGTAATTACCCATAATCCTTTTCTCTTCTCTAACATGCTATTCACTTCTCCTCTTTGTTTTATTCTGTAAATGGAACATTCATAAGCGGATATTCATCGACCACAGGATAAGCAGACGCGATCTGATCCATCAATTGATGCAGGGGACCGGCATAAAAAATACCAAGCAAGGGGTTGTCCTCAAATGCTTTGAGCATATCGTCGGCCATACGGTAAGCACCGTCCCCAACCCCATCCTTATTGAAGTCCCATCCTCTGTAATCGTCCCAGTAGTTGCCGTGTGCTTGTCGGCTCCATACTTCAGTTGACCAATTCGTACCACCACCGATCTGACGCACATTAGCGATGAAGGCATTCTCGGTTAGATGAGTGGCTTCTATTTCCCCTTCGCGCTTAACTCCCATCGCGTTATAAGCGACCAGATTTTTTTGAAGGAGCGTGTCTTGAACCGTGTCCATCGTAATACCCGTTGTATTATTGAGCAGCTTGTTTCCTTTGACGAGACCATTCTGCACATCATATAGAAACAAGCCACATCCTTGCACATCCAGCTGATCACGGAAAATGTTATCCTGAACTTCGATCCCTCTTGCTGACATAATCATCGCACCGATTACACTGTCCTCTGTCACATTGGACACGATGCGGTTATCATCCGAGAACATCACATGGTAACCATAGCGGGAATTCTGTACCGTATTTTGCTTTACTGTATTGCGAACCGTTTGGTCAAAATACACGCCATCCTGGACTTCAGTAAGCCGGTTGCGTTCAATCGTGTGCTTTCCGCCTGCTGTAATTTGAATTCCGTTTCCTCGTCGTGCAACTGGAGCTTCTTTATCCCCCTGAATAAAATTATCCGATACCAGACAAGCAGAGCTTCGGTCCAGATGAATGCCGAACAGCGTGTCTTGAATGTTGTTATTTCGTACAATCGTATCGTTTCCCTGAATCAGAATACCTGCGTCATGCGCGGTTACATCCTGCCCGCTATTTCGGATAGTCAACCCTTCTACCGTGACTCCATTCGCCGTAATGGTTAGTACACTCCCCATACCATTCCCTTCGAGAATGGCGCCTGGTTTCGCCTGTAAGATAACAGGCTTGTCAATCGTAAGTGGACCTTTATAAATACCAGAGGGAACGATTACTGTCTGTCTAGGCTTGGCCTGTGTAATGAGCTGTTCGATTGATACTTCTTGTTCTGCATGCGCATACGACATGGCTGTAAAAAAAGAAAACAATAAAAGAACGATAACTCTTTCTATAAAAACCCCCTCCATAATCGTACGCCTGAGCTTGCTTCGTTCTATTATAGTTACAAGTGGTGTAAGAACTGTGAAAAGATTTCGAAAGGAATATGACGATACCATTACTGTAGTAATGCCTTCATATCCTTGAAAATTTGCTCATTGTCCATTTGATCACCCATTTTGTAAATCGCACGTATATTCTCCTGACCGTCAAGCAAAAATAGCTCGTTGGAGTGAGTGAGGAACCCATTTCCTGAATCCTCTACATACACCTTAAACCCATCAAGCACTTCCTTTGTTTGTTCCGGCGTACCGCGCAGGAATCTCCAGCCCTCCGGTTGAATGTTCCTTTCTGCCGTATAGCGCTGCAGCACTTCTTCCGTGTCATTTTTCGGATCGAATGTAATGGTCAATAGCTGTGTTTTATTACCAAGCACCCCCTCTTCCTTTAATTTCTGCTGGATACGGATAATATTCAAATTCGTTGCCTGGCAAATATCTGGACAACGTGTGTAATGAAATGAGACAAG
It encodes:
- a CDS encoding SCO family protein is translated as MVHKLIRNRFAIIASLLIITVIVVIVYQFMWGSRQLPVIDKAPSFTMSDMYGKPVSLQESDGKVRLVSFHYTRCPDICQATNLNIIRIQQKLKEEGVLGNKTQLLTITFDPKNDTEEVLQRYTAERNIQPEGWRFLRGTPEQTKEVLDGFKVYVEDSGNGFLTHSNELFLLDGQENIRAIYKMGDQMDNEQIFKDMKALLQ
- a CDS encoding nitrous oxide reductase accessory protein NosL, with the protein product MLEKRKGLWVITGMIFCLLVLAACGKKESIQPQPIDEAVDTCAQCHMAIKNNGYAAQYVTADGKSVKFDDIGCLHKYVGEHKEENIAESFVQDSGTKEWVTLKDATYVDAMNVSTPMGYGVHAFKDKAAAEKFIQEKGTGKVMTYEQLQQHEWKMDKSKMMPHEGMQHGDMKHDAKQDHGGQHGDSKQHEEMKGEHK
- the nosD gene encoding nitrous oxide reductase family maturation protein NosD, which produces MEGVFIERVIVLLLFSFFTAMSYAHAEQEVSIEQLITQAKPRQTVIVPSGIYKGPLTIDKPVILQAKPGAILEGNGMGSVLTITANGVTVEGLTIRNSGQDVTAHDAGILIQGNDTIVRNNNIQDTLFGIHLDRSSACLVSDNFIQGDKEAPVARRGNGIQITAGGKHTIERNRLTEVQDGVYFDQTVRNTVKQNTVQNSRYGYHVMFSDDNRIVSNVTEDSVIGAMIMSARGIEVQDNIFRDQLDVQGCGLFLYDVQNGLVKGNKLLNNTTGITMDTVQDTLLQKNLVAYNAMGVKREGEIEATHLTENAFIANVRQIGGGTNWSTEVWSRQAHGNYWDDYRGWDFNKDGVGDGAYRMADDMLKAFEDNPLLGIFYAGPLHQLMDQIASAYPVVDEYPLMNVPFTE